The following coding sequences are from one Phenylobacterium glaciei window:
- the accB gene encoding acetyl-CoA carboxylase biotin carboxyl carrier protein codes for MASTPKAPADPIDARLVRKLADILTDTGLTEIEVEHSGLKIRVARTLTAAPAQYVQQAPMAAAPVAAAPAPAAPAAEAPAAAARNAGDVVKSPMVGTVYMQSAPDAPAFIKVGDTVTAGQTLMIIEAMKTMNPIPATKAGKVLEILVGDGDPVEFGEPLVVIE; via the coding sequence ATGGCTAGCACTCCGAAGGCTCCCGCCGATCCGATCGACGCGCGTCTGGTGCGCAAACTGGCCGACATCCTCACCGATACCGGCCTGACCGAGATCGAGGTGGAGCATTCGGGCCTGAAGATCCGCGTCGCCCGCACCCTGACCGCCGCCCCCGCCCAGTACGTGCAGCAGGCCCCGATGGCCGCCGCGCCGGTTGCGGCCGCGCCCGCGCCCGCCGCGCCCGCCGCCGAGGCTCCGGCCGCCGCCGCTCGCAACGCCGGTGACGTGGTGAAGTCACCCATGGTCGGCACCGTCTACATGCAGTCCGCGCCTGACGCCCCGGCCTTCATCAAGGTCGGCGACACGGTCACCGCCGGCCAGACCCTGATGATCATCGAAGCCATGAAGACCATGAACCCGATCCCGGCCACCAAGGCGGGCAAGGTGTTGGAGATCCTGGTGGGGGATGGCGACCCCGTGGAGTTCGGCGAACCCCTCGTCGTCATCGAGTAA
- a CDS encoding type II 3-dehydroquinate dehydratase, producing the protein MSKPIYVLSGPNLNLLGVREPEIYGKATLDDVRKLCEQRAAALGRTVVFHQSNHEGQLIDWVQEARTEASALVINPAAYGHTSIALLDALKMLDIPIVECHLSNPAAREAFRRETYVSLAATGLVSGFGAQSYVLAIEAAAGQSA; encoded by the coding sequence ATGTCGAAACCGATCTATGTGCTGAGCGGGCCTAACCTCAACCTCCTGGGCGTCCGCGAGCCTGAGATTTACGGAAAAGCCACGCTGGACGATGTGCGCAAGCTCTGTGAGCAACGCGCCGCCGCCCTGGGTCGCACCGTCGTGTTCCATCAATCCAATCACGAAGGCCAGTTGATCGACTGGGTGCAGGAAGCCCGCACGGAGGCCTCCGCGCTGGTGATCAACCCGGCGGCCTATGGGCACACCTCCATCGCTCTGCTGGACGCCCTGAAGATGCTCGATATCCCGATCGTCGAGTGCCACCTTTCGAACCCGGCGGCGCGCGAGGCGTTCCGAAGGGAAACCTACGTGTCTCTAGCGGCCACCGGACTGGTGTCTGGCTTCGGCGCGCAAAGTTATGTCCTGGCTATCGAAGCCGCCGCGGGTCAGTCCGCGTAA
- the thiS gene encoding sulfur carrier protein ThiS yields MTLTINGEERSFSGLSDLGALVISLGLDPRKVAVERNLEIVPRSAYGATALSDGDRIEIVHFIGGG; encoded by the coding sequence ATGACCCTGACCATCAATGGCGAGGAGCGCTCGTTTTCGGGCCTTTCGGACCTGGGCGCCCTGGTGATCAGCCTGGGATTGGACCCCCGCAAGGTGGCCGTGGAGCGCAATCTCGAGATCGTGCCGCGCTCGGCCTATGGCGCCACGGCGCTCTCCGACGGCGACCGGATCGAGATCGTCCACTTCATCGGAGGCGGCTGA
- a CDS encoding thiazole synthase: MDGTTHTQDDTWTVAGRTFTSRLIVGTGKYKDYAENAAAAEAAGAQIVTVALRRVNLSDPSQQMLVDYVKPDRFTYLPNTAGCFTGEEAVRTLRLAREAGGWDLVKLEVLSDPKLLYPDMEETLRALKMLISEGFQVMVYCTDDPVYARKLEDAGACAVMPLAAPIGSGMGILNKVNIGLIIEQAKVPVLVDAGLGTASDAAIAMEMGCDAVLMNTAISDARDPVRMATAMKHAVIAGRQAFLAGRMPRRVYGDPSSPQSGLI, from the coding sequence ATGGACGGAACAACTCACACTCAGGACGACACCTGGACCGTCGCGGGCCGCACCTTCACCTCGCGGCTGATCGTCGGCACCGGCAAGTACAAGGACTATGCGGAGAACGCCGCCGCCGCCGAGGCCGCGGGCGCGCAGATCGTCACCGTGGCTCTGCGCCGCGTGAACCTGTCCGATCCCAGCCAGCAGATGCTGGTGGACTATGTGAAGCCCGACCGTTTCACCTACCTGCCCAACACCGCCGGCTGCTTCACCGGCGAGGAGGCGGTGCGCACCCTGCGCCTGGCCCGCGAGGCCGGCGGCTGGGACCTGGTGAAGCTGGAGGTGCTGTCGGACCCCAAGCTGCTCTACCCCGACATGGAAGAGACCCTGCGAGCCCTGAAGATGCTCATCAGCGAGGGCTTCCAGGTGATGGTCTATTGCACCGACGACCCGGTCTATGCCCGCAAGCTGGAGGACGCCGGCGCCTGCGCCGTCATGCCGCTCGCCGCGCCCATCGGTTCGGGCATGGGCATCCTCAACAAGGTCAATATCGGCCTGATCATCGAGCAGGCCAAGGTGCCGGTGCTGGTGGACGCAGGGCTCGGCACCGCCTCCGACGCCGCCATCGCCATGGAGATGGGCTGCGACGCCGTCCTGATGAACACCGCCATCTCCGACGCCCGCGATCCGGTCCGGATGGCCACGGCCATGAAGCATGCGGTCATCGCGGGGCGTCAGGCCTTCCTGGCGGGCCGTATGCCGCGGCGAGTCTACGGGGATCCGTCCTCGCCGCAGTCGGGACTGATCTGA
- a CDS encoding SDR family oxidoreductase, giving the protein MGQAKGRKSIFITGAASGMGRETARLFREKGWFVGGYDVNAEGLKALEAELGPENCVVRTLDVTDRADYQAAFAEFGAATGGKLDLLYNNAGIGRGGPFADQPFEDVLAVVQVNFVGVLIGIHEGIKLLKVTPNSMCFTTSSSSATFGMAGIAVYSATKHAVKGLSEALSVEFKAYGVRVADVLPGLIDTPILPPGAAANAPKEGLFRAIPPMDVAKVVWEAYHSDKLHWYVPPELVELDKAATLAPEATRDQMAAGSMFSMQPKAD; this is encoded by the coding sequence ATGGGCCAGGCCAAGGGACGCAAGTCGATCTTCATCACCGGGGCCGCGTCGGGCATGGGGCGGGAGACCGCGCGGCTGTTCCGCGAGAAGGGCTGGTTCGTCGGCGGCTATGACGTCAACGCCGAGGGGCTGAAGGCCCTGGAGGCTGAGCTGGGGCCTGAGAACTGTGTCGTCCGCACGCTCGATGTCACCGACCGCGCCGACTACCAGGCCGCCTTCGCCGAGTTCGGGGCGGCCACCGGCGGCAAGCTGGACCTGCTCTACAACAATGCCGGGATCGGCCGGGGCGGCCCCTTCGCCGACCAGCCCTTCGAGGACGTCCTGGCCGTGGTCCAGGTCAATTTCGTGGGCGTGCTGATCGGCATCCACGAGGGGATCAAGCTGCTGAAGGTCACGCCGAACTCGATGTGCTTCACCACCTCGTCGTCATCCGCCACCTTTGGCATGGCGGGCATCGCGGTCTATTCGGCCACCAAGCACGCGGTGAAGGGCCTCAGCGAGGCGCTGTCGGTGGAGTTCAAGGCCTATGGGGTCCGCGTCGCCGACGTCCTGCCCGGCCTGATCGACACCCCGATCCTGCCGCCGGGCGCGGCGGCCAATGCGCCGAAGGAAGGCCTGTTCCGCGCCATCCCGCCCATGGATGTCGCCAAGGTGGTCTGGGAGGCCTATCACTCCGACAAGCTGCACTGGTACGTGCCGCCGGAACTGGTGGAGCTGGACAAGGCCGCCACCCTGGCGCCGGAGGCCACCCGCGATCAGATGGCCGCCGGCTCGATGTTCTCGATGCAGCCCAAGGCGGACTAG
- a CDS encoding NAD(P)/FAD-dependent oxidoreductase, whose protein sequence is MTERVLVIGAGIGGLCTALALASPERKLTLLERDPSPPTGNADAAFADWARRGVGHLRHSHAFLARLRLILRDEHPALLADLLEAGARDLGFNEMLSEELKKGYRPQAVDKDFVVLTSRRTTLELVIRRYVERLANVEIRSEVFVTGLKIEPGAPLRVTGVTLENGDDILSDLVVDAAGRTTAAIEQLREAGADVPEESETAGILYFTRHYRLNPGMAEPPRTKAPGTGDLGFLKYGVFPADNGWFSITMCVPEIELEMRKAIVAPETFNGICEQIPGLVPWIDPARAEGVSRVFGMGDLHSRWRDMTPGGTPSVLGYFPLGDSLVRTNPLYGRGCSFAAVSAYALRDSLAESADPAARAVAYQRRINEGLKPYYLNMLDQDRLAIRMARNTLTPGYTPSFRAKLAKSFLEDGVAIAVRSNIDLLRAALRGFHMLEHPSAWLKRPANFLRVLGYWARGKTANAAAYPPKLGPERHEMLTALGLSPQLDIDRLAAA, encoded by the coding sequence ATGACCGAACGCGTACTGGTGATCGGGGCTGGAATTGGCGGGCTGTGCACGGCCCTGGCCTTGGCCTCGCCTGAACGCAAGCTCACCCTCCTCGAACGAGATCCCTCGCCGCCGACCGGGAACGCCGATGCGGCCTTCGCCGACTGGGCCCGCCGCGGGGTGGGCCACCTGCGCCACAGCCACGCCTTCCTGGCCCGCCTGCGGCTTATCCTGCGCGATGAGCACCCTGCCCTGCTGGCCGACCTGCTGGAGGCCGGCGCCCGTGACCTGGGCTTCAACGAGATGCTCAGCGAGGAGCTGAAGAAGGGCTATCGCCCTCAGGCCGTGGACAAGGACTTCGTGGTCCTCACCAGCCGACGCACGACGCTCGAGCTGGTGATCCGCCGCTATGTCGAGCGGCTGGCCAATGTGGAGATTCGCTCCGAGGTGTTCGTCACCGGCCTGAAGATCGAGCCGGGCGCGCCGCTGCGAGTTACGGGGGTCACCCTCGAGAACGGCGACGACATCCTGAGCGACCTGGTGGTGGACGCGGCGGGCCGCACCACGGCCGCCATCGAACAGTTGCGGGAGGCCGGCGCCGACGTCCCCGAGGAGTCGGAGACCGCCGGCATCCTCTACTTCACCCGCCACTACCGCCTGAACCCCGGCATGGCCGAGCCGCCGCGCACCAAGGCGCCTGGCACCGGCGATCTGGGCTTCCTGAAGTACGGGGTCTTCCCCGCCGACAACGGCTGGTTCTCCATCACCATGTGCGTGCCGGAGATCGAGCTGGAGATGCGCAAGGCCATCGTCGCGCCTGAGACCTTCAACGGCATCTGCGAACAGATCCCGGGCCTGGTCCCCTGGATCGATCCGGCCCGCGCCGAGGGGGTCAGCCGGGTGTTCGGGATGGGCGACCTGCACAGCCGCTGGCGCGACATGACGCCGGGCGGGACGCCGAGCGTGCTGGGCTATTTCCCGCTGGGCGACAGCCTGGTGCGGACCAATCCGCTCTATGGGCGGGGCTGCTCCTTCGCCGCCGTCAGCGCCTACGCCCTGCGCGATTCGCTCGCCGAGAGCGCCGATCCCGCCGCCCGGGCGGTGGCCTATCAGCGACGGATCAATGAGGGCCTGAAGCCCTACTACCTCAACATGCTGGACCAGGACCGGCTCGCGATCCGTATGGCCCGCAACACCCTGACGCCGGGCTACACACCCAGCTTCCGCGCCAAGCTGGCCAAGAGCTTCCTGGAGGATGGAGTGGCCATCGCCGTCCGCTCCAACATCGACCTGCTGCGGGCCGCCCTGCGGGGCTTCCACATGCTGGAGCACCCGTCAGCCTGGCTGAAGCGGCCGGCCAACTTCCTGCGCGTGCTGGGCTACTGGGCGCGCGGCAAGACGGCCAACGCCGCGGCATACCCGCCCAAGCTGGGGCCCGAGCGCCACGAAATGCTGACAGCGCTTGGGCTTTCGCCGCAACTGGACATCGACCGGCTGGCCGCCGCCTAG
- a CDS encoding class I SAM-dependent methyltransferase yields MPHDDLNPNAFYGGGLAVESYDLFAAQNGKLTGDIDFYLNLARDRGGKVLELACGTGRILTPLVEAGFEVTGVDISRAMLDLADRKLQALRPSAWGRARLVCAAMQDFETQDRFDLVLIPARSFQHLTDPADQRKTLERVWRCLNPGGMLVIDMFDPRLEVCVGEPPLFPPREAADPVNGRRFRRTCLARHTNPFEQTTGERMRVEELDAEGGVLGSHETSWTLRWSTRQEMAYLLELTGFEALSLYSDFQRSPAAYGGEQLWVARAV; encoded by the coding sequence ATGCCCCACGACGATCTCAATCCAAACGCCTTCTACGGCGGCGGTCTCGCCGTTGAAAGCTACGACCTGTTCGCCGCCCAGAACGGCAAGCTGACCGGCGACATCGACTTCTACCTCAACCTCGCCCGCGACCGGGGTGGCAAGGTGCTGGAGCTGGCCTGCGGCACCGGCCGCATCCTGACCCCGCTGGTGGAGGCGGGCTTCGAGGTCACCGGGGTGGATATCTCGCGGGCCATGCTGGACCTCGCCGACCGCAAGCTGCAGGCGTTGCGCCCCTCGGCCTGGGGCCGCGCGCGGCTGGTCTGCGCAGCCATGCAGGACTTCGAGACCCAGGACCGGTTCGACCTGGTGCTGATCCCGGCGCGGTCCTTCCAGCACCTCACCGACCCCGCCGACCAGAGGAAGACCCTGGAACGCGTCTGGCGCTGCCTGAACCCCGGCGGCATGCTGGTCATCGACATGTTCGACCCCCGGCTGGAGGTCTGCGTAGGCGAACCGCCGCTCTTCCCGCCCCGCGAGGCAGCCGATCCCGTCAACGGCCGCCGCTTTCGCCGCACCTGCCTGGCCCGCCACACCAATCCCTTCGAGCAGACGACGGGGGAGCGGATGCGGGTCGAGGAACTGGACGCCGAGGGCGGTGTGCTGGGCAGCCATGAGACCTCGTGGACCCTGCGCTGGTCGACACGCCAGGAGATGGCCTACCTGCTGGAGCTCACCGGGTTCGAGGCGCTCAGCCTGTATTCGGACTTCCAGCGCAGCCCCGCCGCCTATGGCGGTGAGCAGCTGTGGGTGGCCCGAGCGGTTTAG
- a CDS encoding DsbA family protein, whose translation MKTSLRVALAFAAVLALSGCQKTADAAFGQKVRAYLLEHPEVIEEAVQKLQEKKVADAANIAKAGLVKYRKALEQDSRDFVVNPNGKITVVEFFDYRCGYCKSSAPEIVKIIQDNPDVRFVFKEFPIFGGESNLAAKVALTSAGKAKGLALYQTFMAEKALDEAAIDRHLAAAGIDPAQAKAAGESAAVSKQISDTHELAQALGIEGTPAFIVGDRLVPGADMPALHAAIAAAKAGDVKAGD comes from the coding sequence ATGAAAACCTCGCTTCGCGTCGCCCTGGCGTTCGCCGCTGTCCTCGCCCTCTCCGGCTGTCAGAAGACCGCCGACGCCGCCTTCGGCCAGAAGGTGCGCGCCTATCTGCTGGAGCACCCCGAGGTGATCGAGGAGGCGGTGCAGAAGCTGCAGGAAAAGAAGGTCGCCGACGCGGCCAATATCGCCAAGGCCGGCCTGGTCAAATACCGCAAGGCTCTGGAGCAGGACTCCCGCGACTTCGTGGTCAATCCGAACGGCAAGATCACCGTGGTGGAGTTCTTCGACTACCGCTGCGGCTACTGCAAATCCTCGGCCCCGGAGATCGTGAAGATCATCCAGGACAATCCTGACGTCCGCTTCGTCTTCAAGGAGTTCCCGATCTTCGGCGGTGAGTCCAACCTGGCGGCCAAGGTGGCGCTGACCTCAGCCGGCAAGGCCAAGGGCCTGGCGCTCTATCAGACCTTCATGGCCGAGAAGGCCCTAGACGAGGCGGCGATCGACCGCCACCTGGCCGCCGCCGGCATCGATCCCGCCCAGGCCAAGGCCGCCGGTGAGTCCGCCGCTGTCAGCAAGCAGATCTCCGACACCCACGAACTGGCCCAGGCCCTGGGCATCGAGGGCACGCCGGCCTTTATCGTCGGCGACCGCCTGGTCCCCGGCGCCGACATGCCCGCCCTGCACGCCGCCATCGCCGCGGCCAAGGCGGGCGACGTCAAGGCCGGCGACTAA